A region from the Phaenicophaeus curvirostris isolate KB17595 chromosome 3, BPBGC_Pcur_1.0, whole genome shotgun sequence genome encodes:
- the TYMS gene encoding thymidylate synthase has translation MAGEGELQYLRQVEHILQHGHRKEDRTGTGTVSVFGMQARYSLRDQFPLLTTKRVFWKGVLEELLWFIKGSTNAKELSAKGVKIWDANGSREFLDKQGFSTREEGDLGPVYGFQWRHFGAEYKDMHTDYSNQGVDQLQKVIEMIKTNPDDRRIIMCAWNPKDISLMALPPCHALCQFYVLNGELSCQLYQRSGDMGLGVPFNIASYSLLTYMIAHVTGLKPGEFIHTLGDAHIYLNHVEPLKVQLQREPRPFPKLKILRKVEDISDFKAEDFQIEGYNPHPPIKMEMAV, from the exons ATGGCAGGCGAAGGGGAGCTGCAGTACCTGCGGCAGGTCGAGCACATCCTGCAGCACGGACACCGCAAGGAGGACCGCACCGGCACCGGCACCGTCTCCGTCTTCGGCATGCAGGCGCGGTACAGCCTCAGAG ACCAGTTTCCGCTGCTAACAACGAAGAGGGTATTCTGGAAAggggtgctggaggagctgctgtggTTCATCAAG GGTTCTACAAATGCCAAAGAACTCTCTGCAAAGGGTGTCAAGATTTGGGATGCTAATGGATCACGTGAGTTCCTGGATAAGCAGGGTTTCAGCaccagagaggagggagatttGGGACCAGTTTATGGTTTCCAGTGGAGGCATTTTGGAGCAGAATACAAAGACATGCATACAG ATTACTCCAACCAAGGAGTTGATCAGCTGCAGAAAGTGATTGAAATGATCAAAACCAATCCAGATGACAGAAGAATCATTATGTGTGCTTGGAATCCCAAAG ATATTTCTCTGATGGCTTTGCCTCCATGCCATGCCCTCTGCCAGTTCTATGTCCTAAATGGTGAATTGTCTTGCCAACTCTATCAGAGATCTGGAGATATGGGACTAGGAGTGCCTTTCAATATTGCCAGCTATTCACTGCTCACGTACATGATTGCCCATGTCACAGGGCTAAAG cctggagagttCATACACACATTAGGAGACGCTCACATATATCTGAATCATGTGGAACCTCTAAAAGTTCAA cttcagagGGAGCCAAGACCTTTCCCCAAACTCAAAATTCTTCGTAAGGTTGAAGACATCAGTGACTTCAAGGCAGAAGACTTTCAGATTGAAGGTTATAATCCTCATCCACCTATTAAAATGGAGATGGCTGTTTAA